Genomic window (Egicoccus halophilus):
ACTCGTGGTCATGGTGCTGTGGGTCGGTCCGCTGATGATCCTGCCGTTGTGGCTGGCCAAGATCTTCCGCGGCAAGCGCGAGTGGTTGTCCGCGGCGATGGGCGTCATGGCCGGCAGCAGCTTCCTGTGGTGGCTGCACGGCGTCATCCCGCACGCCTGGATCCAGTTCACCGAGTCCAACGAGAACGTCCTGTCCGGGACGATCATCCCGGCCACCGCCGGCATCGACATCAACCCGGACTACCGCCTCGACATCGCCTCCAACCTGTACTCGGTCATCACCGAGGGCGTGGTCGGGGCGATGATGGTCATCGGCATCGTGCTCACGTGCTGGCTCGCGCTGCGCGTGCAGAAGTCGCTGCCCAAGACCCTCGCCCCCGGCGAGACCAAGCCCGAGGCCGGTGGCTACAAGTAGCCACCGAGCCATCCACCGGACGCGGCAGGAAGGAGGGACGACGTGGGAAAGACGGACAAGGGCGAACACCCGCTGATGTTCGACGACTACGTCGTCCAGCAGGTCGACCCGCAGTGGCTCCAGGAACGGGTCAAGCCCAAGCGGCACATCGGGCTCACCCCGGAACTGTGCATCCTGTGCCGGGCCTGTGAGGACGTCTGTCCCTGGGAGTGCATCTACATGATGTCCCCCGACATCGTGCGCGACGCCGACAGCCCGTCGCTGATGACGCTGGCGTCGCAGTCACACGCGGTGTTCATCATCGACGACAACGAGTGCACACGCTGTGCCATCTGCGTCGAACGCTGCCCCTCCGACGCCCTGTGGCTCGGTCGGGTCGACAACTAGCCGCCGTACACCCCGCCAGACGCGCACCCACACCGGCACACGGACCGCCGGTGGGTCCGACGAGGAAGAAGAGGACGAGAACGTGGCCAGGAAGCCCCCCAGCTTCTCGGACGTCAAGACCAACGTCCAGGACAACGTGATCTGGAAGTCCATCTTCCGGCCGGGCTCGATCTACCGCAAGGGCTACCGCGACACCTCGCGTGACCGGGCGCTGGCGGCGATGAACAACGTGCTCTACCACCTGCACCCGGTGAAGGTGAAGCGGCACGGGCTCAAGCTCACCTACACCTACTGCCTGGGTGGGTTGAGCTTCTTCCTGTTCATCCTGCTCACCATCACCGGCATCTTCCTGATGTTCTTCTACACGCCGGCCGCCGGTGCCGGCACCGAGCTCGCCTATGCCAACATGCGAGACATCTCGGCATCGGTGACGTTCGGCAACCTGGTGCGCAACCTCCATCGATGGGGGGCGCACGCGATGGTCTTCACCGTCTTCCTCCACATGGCGCGGGTCTTCTACCACGGTGCGTACAAGCCCCCGCGCGAGTTCAACTGGGTGGTCGGCGTCATCCTGTTGCTGCTGACGCTGCTGCTGTCGTTCACCGGCTACCTGCTGCCCTGGGACCAGCTGGCCCTGTGGGCGGTCACGGTCGGTACCAACATGATGGGCTACACGCCCGTCTTCGGTGACCAGGTCCAGTTCGTGCTGCTCGGCGGCGTGACCATCGGTCCCAACACGCTGCTGCGCTGGTACGTGCTGCACGTGCTGTTCATCCCGTTCATCACCGTCATCTTCCTCGCGGTCCACTTCTGGCGGATCCGCAAGGACGGCGGCATCTCCGGCCCGCTGTGATCGTGGCTACGAACCGGTCCCAGGCGCAGGAACGAGGCTGACATGTCCGAAGAGGTGCAGATCGACCAGGAGGTCTACGACCGCCTGATCGCGGGAGGCACGTCCGAGCGCATCGCGCGGGCGAAGGCCAAGGCCGCCGCCGTGCGCAAGGCCAAGATCGCCGAGGGCCAGAACCTCGGTCCGCGGCCGGCCGAGCAGGCGTCCAAGGCGCTCGAGGACTTCCGCGCCAACCAGGGCGGAGGTGGCGGCGGCGCCGTCGCGACCAAGACGGCCGCCGACGAGAGCGCCGGCAACGGTGGCCGACTGACCCCCGAGGAGCGTTCCGCGCGGGTCGCGGCCTCGCTGGGTGGCAACGGCAGCACGTCGATCGGCGTGCCGACCTCCAGCTCGCACACCCACCGGCTGCTCGCCCTGGTCCCGCCCGCCGGCATCCAGCAGGTGCAGTCCAAGCAGATGGACAAGGTCTACACCTGGCCCCACCTGCTGCTGGTCGAGTTCGTGGCGCTGCTGGCCGTCGGTTCGCTGCTGCTGGTCGCGTCGTTCTTCCTGGACGCGCCGCTCGGGTCGCTGGCCAACCCCAACGAGGTGCCGGCCATCAACAAGGCCCCCTGGTACTTCATGGGCCTGCAGGAGCTGCTGCGTTACTTCCACCCCATGGTCGCCGGCGTCACGCTGCCCGGTGTGGCCGTGGTGATCCTGATGGCCGTCCCGTACCTGGACAAGAACCCCTCCGCCCGCCCGGAGAACCGCAAGGTCGCCAACATGGCCTTCACGTTCTTCCTCGCCTTCTGGGGCGTGCTCGTGATCATCGGCTCGTTCCTGCGGGGCGCCGGTTACGAGTGGGTGTGGCCGTGGACACAGGGCCTGGGCTTCACGCTGTAAGCCGCACACGTCACCGTGCCCGGCGACGGGCACGAGACGAGTCGAGGAACCAATGGCAGACGACAACAAGCGCCGACTCCAACCGGTCGAACGGCGCACCTTCCTGCGCTACGGACTCATCGGGTCCGTCAGCGCCGGGCTGGGTGGGTTCGCCCTGAGCGCACTCGGCTTCCTGTGGCCCCGCCCCGGTGACGAGCTCACCGGTGAGGTCCCGATCGGGCCGGCGGCGGAGATCGCCGCGGAGATCGACGCCGACCGTGCGCCGTACCGCGTTCCCGAGGGTGGCCTGTCCATCGTGCGCTGGGACCCGGGCAATGCCGCGGCCGAGCGCAACTACGGCCCCGACCACGCCTTCGACGGCGGCGTCGGCTTGATGGCG
Coding sequences:
- a CDS encoding ubiquinol-cytochrome c reductase iron-sulfur subunit, whose amino-acid sequence is MADDNKRRLQPVERRTFLRYGLIGSVSAGLGGFALSALGFLWPRPGDELTGEVPIGPAAEIAAEIDADRAPYRVPEGGLSIVRWDPGNAAAERNYGPDHAFDGGVGLMALFTQACPHLGCAVPWCQSSQWFECPCHGSRYNRYGEWTGGPAPRGLDRYASFIEDGLFVVDFGNLITGPARTANALEQSPEGPSCVDA
- a CDS encoding NADH-quinone oxidoreductase subunit I, whose amino-acid sequence is MGKTDKGEHPLMFDDYVVQQVDPQWLQERVKPKRHIGLTPELCILCRACEDVCPWECIYMMSPDIVRDADSPSLMTLASQSHAVFIIDDNECTRCAICVERCPSDALWLGRVDN
- a CDS encoding menaquinol-cytochrome c reductase cytochrome b subunit, translated to MSEEVQIDQEVYDRLIAGGTSERIARAKAKAAAVRKAKIAEGQNLGPRPAEQASKALEDFRANQGGGGGGAVATKTAADESAGNGGRLTPEERSARVAASLGGNGSTSIGVPTSSSHTHRLLALVPPAGIQQVQSKQMDKVYTWPHLLLVEFVALLAVGSLLLVASFFLDAPLGSLANPNEVPAINKAPWYFMGLQELLRYFHPMVAGVTLPGVAVVILMAVPYLDKNPSARPENRKVANMAFTFFLAFWGVLVIIGSFLRGAGYEWVWPWTQGLGFTL
- the extP gene encoding selenite/tellurite reduction operon b-type cytochrome ExtP, with the protein product MARKPPSFSDVKTNVQDNVIWKSIFRPGSIYRKGYRDTSRDRALAAMNNVLYHLHPVKVKRHGLKLTYTYCLGGLSFFLFILLTITGIFLMFFYTPAAGAGTELAYANMRDISASVTFGNLVRNLHRWGAHAMVFTVFLHMARVFYHGAYKPPREFNWVVGVILLLLTLLLSFTGYLLPWDQLALWAVTVGTNMMGYTPVFGDQVQFVLLGGVTIGPNTLLRWYVLHVLFIPFITVIFLAVHFWRIRKDGGISGPL